Proteins encoded by one window of Porphyrobacter sp. YT40:
- a CDS encoding queuosine precursor transporter: MENTDPAAAFDRDPTDGIVATSHAPITFRYYDLVMAAFVAILLLSNIIGAAKLTFVDVPFWPQGWWPAPDGVFIYGAGILFFPLGYVIGDVLTEIYGFAKARRVIWVGTGAMIFLAFMSYIVTALPPFGGWECAASGFGGERPPTTTGNPAIPGGAICQMTYESVFGSTWRIVVASITAFWAGEFVNSFVMAKMKVWTKGRALWTRTIGSTFVGQGVDSLIFYPVAFYGIWTTEAVLTVMVTNWALKVVWEAVLTPVTYAVVNRLKKAEGVDLFDLDTDFSPFASSDPKTA; this comes from the coding sequence ATGGAAAACACCGATCCCGCCGCCGCCTTCGACCGCGATCCGACCGACGGGATCGTCGCCACCAGCCACGCGCCGATCACCTTTCGCTACTACGATCTGGTGATGGCGGCCTTCGTTGCGATCCTGCTGCTTTCGAACATCATCGGCGCGGCAAAGCTGACCTTTGTCGACGTGCCCTTCTGGCCGCAGGGCTGGTGGCCCGCGCCCGATGGCGTCTTCATCTATGGCGCGGGGATCCTGTTCTTCCCGCTGGGCTATGTGATCGGCGACGTGCTCACGGAAATCTACGGCTTTGCCAAGGCGCGCCGGGTGATCTGGGTCGGGACCGGGGCGATGATCTTCCTTGCCTTCATGTCCTATATCGTCACCGCCCTGCCCCCCTTCGGCGGGTGGGAATGCGCGGCGAGCGGCTTTGGCGGGGAGCGCCCACCGACCACCACCGGCAATCCGGCGATCCCCGGCGGGGCAATCTGCCAGATGACCTATGAAAGCGTGTTCGGCAGCACCTGGCGCATCGTCGTCGCCTCGATCACCGCTTTCTGGGCGGGGGAGTTCGTCAACTCCTTCGTCATGGCCAAGATGAAGGTCTGGACCAAGGGCCGCGCCCTGTGGACGCGCACCATCGGATCGACCTTTGTGGGGCAAGGGGTGGACAGCCTGATCTTCTACCCCGTCGCCTTCTACGGCATCTGGACGACCGAGGCCGTGCTGACGGTGATGGTCACCAACTGGGCGCTGAAAGTGGTGTGGGAAGCGGTTCTGACGCCGGTCACCTATGCCGTGGTGAACCGGCTGAAAAAGGCCGAGGGTGTCGACCTGTTCGACCTCGACACCGATTTCTCGCCCTTTGCGAGCAGCGACCCGAAAACCGCCTAG
- a CDS encoding Gfo/Idh/MocA family oxidoreductase, with protein sequence MTRRQAIEAGAATAAAVAASSALAQGAQPTAQGQPMPDGVTLPASPPPAPKPGSVGFAIIGLGDYALKQIMPRFAQSGRCHIAALVSGNPEKLARVGEAYGVPPEARYSYDDFAAIAANPAVEAVYIILPTGLHAEWAERAFAAGKHVMCEKPMALSAAECERMIAASERADRKLMIGYRCHFEPYNRAAMELTASKALGDLRLIRTEHSYRLGPATPATNWRIARAQTGGGPLEDYGIYGLQAALYLSGEMPERLSASAWRPEGDPRFAEVFAHVAVQMHFPSGTVAQVVTSYDSAGINMVEARGTTGSLRMHPATGYGGNTLVLETGNERRAMEPGDPEVQFAAMLDHLAAAIRDGTAIFTPGEMGLRDVRLMEAIYASAASGRSVALKPDGTMRG encoded by the coding sequence ATGACACGCAGACAGGCCATCGAAGCGGGCGCGGCGACCGCAGCAGCCGTGGCGGCAAGCAGCGCGCTGGCGCAGGGTGCGCAGCCCACGGCGCAAGGTCAGCCGATGCCCGATGGCGTGACGCTCCCCGCCTCCCCTCCGCCCGCGCCGAAGCCGGGGAGCGTGGGCTTCGCCATCATCGGCCTCGGCGACTATGCCCTGAAGCAGATCATGCCGCGCTTCGCCCAATCGGGGCGCTGCCACATCGCAGCGCTGGTCTCGGGCAATCCCGAGAAACTGGCGCGCGTCGGAGAAGCCTACGGCGTGCCGCCCGAAGCGCGCTATTCCTACGACGACTTCGCCGCCATCGCCGCCAATCCTGCGGTCGAGGCGGTCTATATCATCCTCCCCACCGGGCTCCATGCCGAATGGGCCGAGCGCGCCTTTGCCGCGGGCAAGCACGTGATGTGCGAAAAGCCGATGGCGCTTTCGGCCGCCGAATGCGAACGCATGATCGCCGCCAGCGAGCGTGCGGATCGCAAGCTGATGATCGGCTATCGCTGCCATTTCGAGCCCTACAACCGCGCCGCGATGGAGCTGACGGCGAGCAAGGCGCTGGGCGATCTGCGGCTGATCCGCACCGAGCATTCCTACCGCCTCGGCCCGGCGACGCCTGCGACCAACTGGCGTATCGCCCGCGCGCAGACCGGCGGCGGCCCGCTGGAGGATTACGGCATCTACGGGCTTCAGGCCGCGCTCTACCTTTCGGGCGAAATGCCCGAACGCCTGAGTGCCTCGGCGTGGCGGCCCGAGGGCGACCCGCGCTTTGCCGAGGTCTTCGCGCACGTGGCGGTGCAGATGCACTTCCCTTCCGGCACGGTGGCGCAGGTCGTCACCTCCTACGATTCGGCCGGGATCAACATGGTCGAGGCGCGCGGCACCACCGGATCGCTCAGGATGCATCCGGCGACCGGCTATGGCGGCAATACGCTGGTGCTGGAGACGGGGAACGAGCGCCGAGCGATGGAGCCGGGCGATCCCGAGGTGCAATTTGCCGCGATGCTCGATCACCTCGCCGCCGCGATCCGCGACGGCACGGCGATCTTCACCCCCGGCGAAATGGGCCTGCGCGATGTGCGCCTGATGGAAGCGATCTACGCCTCGGCGGCAAGCGGGCGGAGCGTGGCGCTGAAGCCGGACGGAACGATGCGGGGGTAA
- a CDS encoding aldehyde dehydrogenase (NADP(+)), whose translation MLTGKNLIAGEWRDGAAHFTAVEAASGAALEPVFAQGSAEDVADACAAAAAAQPLYAALPLSQRAAFLRLMAEKIDTLGDTLTQRAMKESGLPEARLNGERGRTVGQLRLFAEEVENGGWQGLRIDHAQPDRAPLPKPDLRMRKIPVGPVAVFGASNFPLAFSVAGGDTASALAAGCCVVVKGHPAHPGTSELVAGAILEAIKEAGLPEGVFSLVNGTENALGEALVKDPRIAAVGFTGSRAGGLALMGHAAARPVPIPVYAEMSSVNPVVLMPARMEEAAESLGTAYVGSLSLGAGQFCTNPGIVLAIAGEATTRFIATVAEALAAIPAQTMLTPGIHSAYAKGIEAIAGHGATLVGTGAEGAGSCGRAQVFTVSGADFRANPALGHEVFGPSSIIVTCADMDEVAAILAGMEGQLTTTLHMAPGDYPAARNLMPILEGLAGRIIANAWPTGVEVTHAMVHGGPFPATSDGRSTSVGTLAIDRFLRPVSYQDLPAALLPKALLDGPSTVLRRVDGRFEAQG comes from the coding sequence ATGTTGACGGGCAAGAACCTGATTGCGGGCGAATGGCGCGATGGCGCGGCGCATTTCACGGCGGTGGAAGCGGCGAGCGGTGCGGCGCTGGAGCCTGTCTTCGCGCAAGGCTCGGCCGAGGATGTGGCCGATGCCTGCGCTGCGGCGGCGGCGGCGCAACCGCTCTATGCTGCCCTGCCCCTGTCGCAGCGCGCGGCCTTCCTGCGGCTGATGGCGGAGAAGATCGACACGCTGGGCGATACGCTCACCCAGCGCGCCATGAAGGAAAGCGGCCTTCCCGAAGCGCGCCTCAATGGCGAGCGCGGGCGCACCGTGGGCCAGCTGCGGCTGTTTGCCGAGGAAGTCGAGAACGGCGGCTGGCAGGGCCTGCGGATCGACCACGCGCAGCCGGACCGCGCGCCGCTGCCCAAGCCCGACCTCAGGATGCGCAAGATCCCCGTCGGCCCGGTCGCGGTGTTCGGTGCCTCCAACTTCCCGCTCGCCTTTTCGGTCGCGGGCGGGGACACCGCCTCGGCGCTCGCCGCAGGGTGCTGCGTGGTGGTGAAGGGCCACCCGGCGCACCCCGGCACTTCGGAGCTGGTGGCAGGCGCGATCCTTGAAGCCATCAAGGAAGCCGGACTGCCCGAGGGCGTGTTCAGCCTCGTCAACGGCACCGAGAACGCGCTGGGCGAAGCGCTGGTGAAGGACCCGCGCATCGCCGCGGTCGGCTTCACCGGCTCGCGCGCCGGGGGCCTTGCACTGATGGGCCACGCCGCCGCGCGGCCCGTGCCGATCCCGGTCTATGCCGAGATGAGCAGCGTCAACCCGGTGGTGCTGATGCCCGCCCGGATGGAGGAAGCTGCCGAATCGCTCGGCACCGCCTATGTCGGCTCGCTGTCCTTGGGTGCGGGGCAGTTCTGCACCAATCCGGGCATCGTGCTGGCGATCGCGGGCGAGGCGACCACCCGCTTCATCGCCACCGTCGCCGAGGCGCTGGCCGCGATCCCTGCGCAGACCATGCTGACACCGGGCATCCACAGCGCCTATGCCAAGGGCATCGAAGCGATTGCCGGACATGGCGCGACGCTGGTCGGCACCGGCGCGGAAGGGGCGGGCAGCTGCGGGCGCGCGCAGGTCTTCACCGTCAGCGGCGCCGATTTCCGCGCCAATCCGGCGCTGGGGCATGAAGTGTTCGGGCCTTCGTCGATCATCGTCACCTGCGCCGACATGGACGAAGTCGCCGCGATTCTCGCCGGGATGGAGGGTCAGCTGACCACCACCCTGCACATGGCCCCCGGCGATTACCCCGCAGCGCGCAATCTGATGCCGATCCTCGAAGGGCTGGCAGGGCGGATCATCGCCAATGCCTGGCCGACCGGCGTGGAGGTGACCCACGCGATGGTTCACGGCGGCCCCTTCCCCGCCACCTCCGACGGGCGCAGCACCTCGGTCGGCACGCTCGCGATCGATCGCTTCCTGCGTCCGGTCAGCTATCAGGATCTCCCCGCCGCGCTGTTGCCCAAGGCTTTGCTCGACGGGCCCAGCACGGTGCTGCGGCGGGTCGATGGACGCTTCGAGGCACAGGGGTGA
- a CDS encoding sugar porter family MFS transporter has protein sequence MVLISAIVAVATIGGLLFGYDSGAVNGTQAGLKEAFALDDKGLGFTVGSLLIGCAAGAFLAGRLADALGRKRVMVIAALLFLIGAIVQGETDSHTLFVIARFMGGMAVGAASVLSPLYISEVAPAKIRGRLTTVQQVMIITGLTAAFLVNYFLAQAAGDSLGEVGGLPAWRWMYLAQAVPAAVFLVALLFIPESPRYLINRGREEQARAVLTRLFGSDEAERKVVEIRASFADDHRPRLSDVLAKGTIFRPIVWAGILLATFQQFVGINVIFYYGETLWRLAGVSEEVALERNIISGLVSIAAVFAALLLIDKIGRKPLLLIGSAGMAATLGAMTWAFSGAGTDAAGNLSLSESAGWIALVAANLYVIFFNFSWGPVMWVMLGEMFPNQMRGSALAVAGLAQWGANYAVVQSFPSMASGLGLAPTYLFYTISAAISFFLVQRFIVETKGKELEEMVG, from the coding sequence ATGGTGCTGATTTCGGCGATCGTGGCTGTCGCGACGATCGGGGGGTTGCTGTTTGGTTACGACAGCGGGGCGGTCAACGGGACGCAGGCGGGGCTCAAGGAGGCTTTCGCGCTCGATGACAAGGGGCTGGGCTTCACGGTCGGCTCGCTGCTGATCGGTTGTGCGGCGGGCGCGTTTCTGGCCGGGCGGCTGGCCGACGCGCTGGGCCGCAAGCGGGTGATGGTGATCGCCGCGTTGCTGTTCCTGATCGGCGCGATCGTGCAGGGCGAGACTGACAGTCACACGCTGTTCGTGATCGCGCGCTTCATGGGCGGCATGGCCGTGGGTGCGGCTTCGGTGCTGTCACCGCTCTATATCTCCGAAGTGGCCCCGGCAAAGATCCGCGGACGGCTGACGACGGTGCAGCAGGTGATGATCATCACCGGCCTCACTGCGGCGTTCCTCGTCAACTATTTCCTCGCACAGGCGGCGGGCGATTCGCTGGGTGAGGTGGGCGGTCTGCCGGCGTGGCGGTGGATGTATCTGGCGCAGGCCGTGCCCGCCGCGGTGTTCCTCGTCGCGCTGCTCTTCATCCCCGAAAGCCCGCGCTACCTCATCAACCGCGGCCGCGAAGAACAGGCGCGCGCGGTGCTCACCCGGCTGTTCGGCAGCGACGAGGCGGAGCGCAAGGTGGTCGAAATTCGCGCCTCCTTTGCCGACGATCACCGCCCGCGCCTGTCCGATGTGCTGGCGAAGGGCACGATCTTCCGCCCGATCGTGTGGGCCGGGATCCTGCTGGCGACCTTCCAGCAATTCGTCGGCATCAACGTGATCTTCTACTACGGCGAGACGCTGTGGCGGCTCGCGGGCGTATCGGAGGAGGTCGCGCTTGAACGCAACATCATCTCCGGCCTCGTGTCGATCGCGGCGGTGTTCGCGGCGCTGCTGCTGATCGACAAGATCGGGCGCAAGCCACTGCTGCTGATCGGTTCTGCCGGGATGGCGGCGACGCTGGGCGCGATGACCTGGGCGTTCTCGGGCGCGGGCACCGATGCGGCGGGCAATCTGTCGCTGAGCGAAAGCGCCGGCTGGATCGCGCTGGTCGCGGCGAACCTCTACGTGATCTTCTTCAACTTCAGCTGGGGCCCGGTGATGTGGGTGATGCTGGGCGAGATGTTCCCCAACCAGATGCGCGGTTCCGCCTTGGCCGTGGCAGGGCTGGCGCAATGGGGCGCGAACTACGCCGTGGTGCAGAGCTTCCCCAGCATGGCAAGCGGGCTGGGCCTTGCGCCGACCTACCTATTCTACACCATCAGCGCCGCGATCAGCTTCTTCCTCGTCCAGCGTTTCATCGTCGAGACCAAGGGCAAGGAACTGGAGGAGATGGTCGGCTGA
- a CDS encoding tryptophan halogenase family protein, with the protein MTSPTSSPVRVVVLGGGTVGWMTAAGIAKLLPGIANVQLVESEEIGIVGVGEATLPHIRGFVERLGIDEAAFMKATHATYKLGIDFRDFGRIGESYIHPFGSFGEEVQGVGFHHWWLELARHGKARDLGDYSLAVAAAKANRFRPPAGDDSLASTYGYAYQFDATLFGPFMRDFARGIGVERHEGRVVTVERDGASGDVTALILADGRRIEGDLFVDCSGFRSILLGQELGEAWEDWTHWLPCDRAAAMPCTHATEDVRPYTTATAMPAGWRWQIPLQHRMGNGYVFSSAHISEEQACEAIIASAEGTPLADPRILKFRPGRRAQSWSHNVIGIGLASGFLEPLESTSIYLAQMAITYLIELFPTTGTVDPRDRDEFNRLVEMEYDRVRDFLILHYHATTRDDSEFWNHVRTMQVPDSLAGKLELWRRAARIEKYSDGLFYDASWIAVYVGQGMLPEAHDPRAAMIAPDALARATERLRMAVTGEVAAMPGHRDYLMREAARLAEAA; encoded by the coding sequence ATGACCTCGCCTACATCTTCCCCCGTCCGTGTCGTCGTCCTTGGCGGCGGCACGGTGGGGTGGATGACCGCCGCCGGGATCGCCAAGCTGCTCCCTGGCATCGCTAACGTGCAGCTGGTCGAGAGTGAGGAGATCGGCATCGTCGGGGTGGGTGAGGCGACGCTGCCCCACATTCGCGGTTTCGTCGAGCGGCTGGGGATCGACGAGGCGGCTTTCATGAAGGCCACTCACGCGACCTACAAGCTGGGCATCGACTTCCGCGATTTCGGGCGCATCGGGGAGAGCTATATCCACCCCTTCGGTAGCTTCGGCGAGGAAGTGCAGGGGGTGGGCTTTCACCACTGGTGGCTGGAGCTCGCCCGCCACGGCAAAGCGCGCGATCTGGGCGATTATTCGCTGGCGGTGGCGGCAGCCAAGGCCAACCGCTTTCGCCCGCCCGCAGGCGATGACAGCCTCGCCTCGACCTATGGCTATGCCTATCAGTTCGATGCGACGCTGTTCGGCCCCTTCATGCGGGACTTCGCGCGCGGGATCGGAGTGGAGCGGCACGAGGGCCGCGTCGTCACGGTCGAGCGGGACGGGGCGAGCGGCGATGTCACCGCGCTGATCCTTGCCGACGGGCGGCGGATCGAGGGCGATCTGTTCGTCGATTGCTCGGGCTTTCGCTCGATTCTGCTTGGGCAGGAACTGGGCGAGGCGTGGGAGGACTGGACGCACTGGCTCCCCTGCGACCGCGCGGCGGCGATGCCCTGCACCCATGCCACCGAAGACGTGCGCCCCTACACCACCGCCACCGCCATGCCCGCCGGATGGCGCTGGCAGATCCCGCTCCAGCACCGCATGGGCAATGGCTACGTCTTCTCCAGCGCCCATATCAGCGAGGAACAGGCCTGCGAGGCGATCATTGCCAGCGCCGAAGGCACGCCGCTCGCCGATCCCCGCATTCTCAAGTTCCGCCCCGGCCGCCGCGCGCAATCGTGGAGCCACAATGTCATCGGCATCGGCCTCGCCAGCGGGTTCCTCGAACCGCTGGAATCGACCTCGATCTACCTCGCGCAGATGGCGATCACCTATCTGATCGAGCTATTCCCCACCACCGGCACGGTCGACCCGCGCGACCGGGACGAATTCAACCGGCTGGTCGAGATGGAATATGACCGGGTGCGCGATTTCCTGATCCTGCACTACCACGCCACCACCCGCGACGACTCCGAGTTCTGGAACCACGTGCGCACCATGCAGGTGCCCGATAGCCTTGCGGGCAAGCTCGAGCTGTGGCGGCGCGCGGCCAGGATCGAGAAATATTCCGACGGGCTGTTCTACGATGCCAGCTGGATCGCGGTCTATGTCGGGCAGGGGATGCTGCCCGAAGCCCACGATCCGCGTGCCGCGATGATCGCGCCCGATGCGCTCGCACGCGCGACCGAACGGTTGCGGATGGCGGTAACGGGCGAGGTCGCGGCGATGCCCGGCCACCGCGACTATCTGATGCGCGAGGCCGCCCGGCTCGCCGAGGCGGCGTGA
- a CDS encoding tryptophan 7-halogenase, giving the protein MSDPREPLRRVVVVGGGQVGVLAAIAMRRALPGCEVLVIGTPPSPAAFADIASTAMPFTNKLHDRLGLDEADIVTRAGGSYRLITRYAGWGGAGQAGALAYGETLAPALKTAFARDWGAVRLPGAGAPPVGSLAQVLAEAGRFAPPPPGEPTPLSAVDYALRWNPAAYRALLIDTAEALGVGYIEGAIDRIEPGEGDTIAAVGLAGGGMIPADLFLDCSGPEASLIAAHPAFAFTDWSASLPTRRVYCSQPGAPMAALEDRITLTGLGWISEIAGRDGVQVMLGTPAHVPREDALALLRLPARAVIALTPGRAERPWIGNIVALGDAAARFEPLGPLHLDLAHRQLALLLEMLPGRAISPFEREEYNRRSGLMMEGVREVLALHFAGIEAQRVFGAVPLPGRVGAVIDQFLRRGRIPFREESPLLGQEQFALLVALGWVPGLPPAAQAADAAGESTARAAFEAEARAALDFAPPYDQWLARALGASRAPAG; this is encoded by the coding sequence GTGAGCGACCCGCGCGAACCGCTGCGCCGCGTCGTCGTGGTGGGCGGCGGACAGGTCGGCGTGCTCGCCGCCATCGCGATGCGCCGCGCGCTGCCCGGGTGCGAGGTGCTGGTGATCGGCACGCCGCCGAGCCCAGCCGCCTTTGCCGACATCGCGTCCACCGCGATGCCCTTCACCAACAAGCTGCACGACCGGCTGGGGCTGGACGAGGCCGATATCGTCACCCGCGCCGGGGGCTCCTATCGCTTGATTACGCGCTACGCCGGATGGGGCGGGGCAGGGCAGGCGGGCGCGCTGGCCTATGGTGAGACGCTCGCCCCCGCGCTCAAGACAGCCTTTGCGCGCGACTGGGGTGCGGTGCGACTGCCCGGCGCGGGGGCGCCGCCGGTCGGGAGCCTTGCGCAGGTGCTCGCCGAAGCGGGACGTTTCGCGCCGCCGCCGCCGGGCGAGCCGACGCCGCTCTCGGCGGTCGACTATGCGCTGCGCTGGAACCCGGCGGCCTACCGCGCGCTGCTGATCGACACCGCCGAGGCGCTCGGGGTGGGCTATATCGAAGGCGCGATCGACCGGATCGAGCCGGGCGAGGGCGATACCATCGCCGCGGTCGGATTGGCGGGCGGGGGCATGATCCCCGCAGACCTGTTCCTCGACTGCTCCGGCCCCGAGGCGAGCCTCATCGCCGCGCACCCCGCCTTCGCCTTTACCGACTGGTCGGCGAGCCTCCCCACCCGCCGCGTCTATTGCAGCCAGCCCGGCGCGCCGATGGCGGCGCTGGAAGACCGGATCACGCTGACCGGCCTCGGCTGGATCAGCGAGATCGCGGGGCGGGACGGGGTGCAGGTGATGCTCGGCACCCCGGCCCATGTCCCGCGCGAGGATGCGCTGGCGCTGCTGCGCCTGCCTGCCCGCGCGGTCATCGCGCTCACCCCCGGTCGCGCCGAGCGTCCGTGGATCGGCAATATCGTCGCGCTGGGCGATGCCGCCGCGCGGTTCGAGCCGCTGGGGCCGCTCCACCTCGATCTCGCCCACCGCCAGCTGGCGCTGCTGCTCGAAATGCTGCCGGGTCGCGCGATCTCGCCATTCGAGCGCGAGGAATACAACCGCCGCTCGGGCCTGATGATGGAGGGGGTGCGCGAGGTGCTGGCGCTGCACTTTGCCGGGATCGAAGCCCAGCGCGTGTTCGGCGCGGTGCCCTTGCCGGGCCGGGTGGGCGCGGTGATCGACCAGTTCCTGCGGCGCGGGCGCATCCCGTTTCGCGAAGAGTCGCCCTTGCTGGGGCAGGAACAGTTCGCGCTGCTGGTGGCGCTGGGCTGGGTGCCGGGCCTGCCGCCTGCCGCGCAGGCCGCCGATGCTGCGGGCGAGAGCACGGCGCGCGCCGCCTTCGAGGCAGAAGCCCGCGCCGCGCTCGACTTTGCGCCACCCTATGATCAGTGGCTCGCCAGAGCGCTTGGGGCTAGCCGAGCACCTGCCGGATAA
- a CDS encoding cupin-like domain-containing protein gives MTAAGLPPPAPMSETDGPLTAARLASLRAEGRPVVLRGLVADWPAVAAARQGDAAMIAYLLREPTTRPVGAIAAPPSEQGRFFYTPDATRLNFVRGNGRLETFLSDLLRAAAMPDPPAMAVQSEMIDDLLPAFARENRLAALADVRARIWIGNRIRVGTHWDAKANIACCVAGRRRFTLYPPDQIAALYPGPFEVTPAGVPVSMVDPHAPDLDKYPRFAEAAQHASTGTLEPGDAIYIPYGWWHGVESLDPVSILVNYWWTPDHHEGIGNPYDALMHAMFAFRHMPSDQRAVWRGLLDYYVFGAEGDPGAHLPVQAKGILGPPSRENLAAMRDFIRQVLG, from the coding sequence GTGACCGCCGCCGGGCTCCCGCCGCCCGCTCCGATGAGCGAGACCGATGGCCCGCTGACTGCGGCACGGCTCGCTTCGCTTCGGGCAGAGGGGCGACCCGTGGTGCTGCGCGGTCTGGTCGCGGACTGGCCTGCCGTGGCGGCGGCGCGGCAGGGCGATGCGGCGATGATCGCCTATCTCTTGCGCGAGCCGACCACGCGCCCCGTCGGCGCGATCGCCGCCCCGCCGTCCGAGCAGGGGCGATTCTTCTACACGCCCGATGCCACGCGGCTCAATTTCGTGCGCGGCAATGGGCGGCTGGAGACATTCCTCAGCGATCTGCTGCGCGCCGCGGCCATGCCCGATCCGCCCGCGATGGCGGTGCAATCGGAAATGATCGACGACCTGCTCCCCGCCTTCGCGCGCGAGAACCGGCTGGCGGCGCTGGCCGATGTCAGGGCGCGCATCTGGATCGGCAACCGCATCCGCGTCGGCACGCATTGGGACGCCAAGGCCAATATCGCCTGTTGCGTTGCCGGTCGGCGGCGCTTCACGCTCTATCCGCCCGATCAGATCGCCGCGCTCTACCCCGGCCCCTTCGAGGTGACCCCGGCGGGCGTGCCGGTCAGCATGGTCGATCCCCACGCGCCCGATCTGGACAAATATCCGCGCTTTGCCGAAGCCGCGCAGCACGCCAGCACCGGCACGCTGGAGCCGGGGGATGCGATCTACATCCCCTATGGCTGGTGGCACGGGGTGGAATCGCTCGACCCGGTCAGTATCCTCGTCAATTACTGGTGGACGCCCGACCATCACGAGGGGATCGGCAACCCCTATGACGCGCTGATGCACGCGATGTTCGCCTTCCGCCACATGCCGAGCGATCAGCGCGCGGTGTGGCGGGGGCTGCTCGATTACTACGTTTTCGGCGCGGAGGGCGATCCGGGCGCGCATCTGCCGGTGCAGGCGAAAGGCATCCTGGGCCCGCCCTCGCGCGAGAACCTTGCGGCGATGCGCGATTTTATCCGGCAGGTGCTCGGCTAG
- a CDS encoding tryptophan halogenase family protein codes for MSVPPPVTRIVIVGGGTAGWMTAAALVRVLGQLPGLSVTLIESEAIGTVGVGEATIPQIIGFNRLLGLDEMTFMRETRATYKLGIEFVDWLRPGHAYVHPFGSFGIDMLGIEFQHFWLRGQAVGDSSRIDDYSIAAVAGKAGRFAWPRPDQPKSPLSKLSYAFQFDAGRYARFLRGFAESAGAMRVEGRIVSAQQDGESGFVTGVTLEDGREVTGELFIDCSGFRSLLLGQTLGVPFTDWSKWLPCDSAVAIPCELGGENVPLTRSTARSAGWQWRIPLQHRIGNGHVFSSAHIDRQAATDLLLANLDGAPLADPNHLAFKAGHRARAWEKNVVALGLAAGFLEPLESTSIHLVQSGIARLLALFPDTGFGAVERDRFNAETEREYINIRDFLVLHYRASERDDSEFWRYCRNLEAPDGLAEKLAMFRSSGRIIRENNELFTEDSWLSVMLSQGVTPRAYHPAAWMLDEAETRERLAHIRGVIAQTAGQLPTQAEFLRQNGGAIAAAEHLTA; via the coding sequence ATGAGCGTGCCTCCGCCCGTCACCAGGATCGTCATCGTCGGCGGCGGCACCGCCGGCTGGATGACAGCGGCCGCGCTGGTGCGCGTGCTGGGCCAGCTGCCGGGCCTTTCGGTCACGCTGATCGAGAGCGAGGCGATCGGCACGGTCGGCGTCGGCGAGGCGACCATCCCTCAGATCATCGGCTTCAACCGCCTGCTCGGCCTCGACGAAATGACCTTCATGCGCGAAACCCGCGCGACCTATAAACTCGGCATCGAATTCGTCGACTGGCTGCGGCCCGGGCACGCCTATGTCCACCCTTTCGGCAGCTTCGGGATCGACATGCTGGGGATCGAATTCCAGCACTTCTGGCTGCGCGGGCAAGCGGTGGGCGATAGCTCGCGGATCGACGATTATTCGATCGCGGCGGTGGCGGGCAAGGCGGGGCGCTTTGCCTGGCCGCGGCCCGATCAGCCCAAGTCGCCGCTGTCGAAGCTCAGCTACGCCTTCCAGTTCGATGCGGGCCGCTATGCCCGCTTCCTGCGCGGCTTTGCGGAAAGCGCGGGCGCGATGCGGGTCGAGGGGCGGATCGTCAGCGCGCAGCAGGACGGCGAAAGCGGCTTTGTCACCGGCGTGACGCTGGAAGACGGGCGCGAGGTGACGGGCGAATTGTTCATCGACTGCTCGGGCTTCCGCTCGCTGCTGCTAGGTCAGACGCTAGGCGTGCCCTTTACCGACTGGAGCAAGTGGCTGCCTTGCGACAGCGCCGTCGCCATCCCTTGCGAGCTTGGCGGCGAAAACGTTCCACTGACCCGCTCGACCGCGCGCAGCGCCGGGTGGCAATGGCGCATCCCGCTCCAGCACCGGATCGGCAACGGGCACGTGTTCTCCTCGGCCCATATCGACCGGCAGGCGGCGACCGACCTGTTGCTCGCCAATCTCGACGGCGCGCCGCTGGCCGATCCCAACCACCTTGCCTTCAAGGCCGGGCACCGGGCGCGGGCGTGGGAGAAGAACGTCGTGGCGCTGGGGCTGGCGGCGGGCTTTCTCGAACCGCTCGAATCGACCTCGATCCACCTCGTGCAATCGGGCATCGCCCGGCTGCTGGCGCTGTTTCCCGACACCGGCTTCGGCGCGGTGGAGCGCGACCGCTTCAACGCGGAGACGGAGCGCGAATATATCAACATCCGCGATTTTCTGGTGCTGCACTACCGTGCGAGCGAGCGCGACGATTCGGAGTTCTGGCGTTATTGCCGCAATCTCGAAGCGCCCGATGGGCTGGCCGAGAAGCTGGCGATGTTCCGATCCTCGGGCCGGATCATCCGCGAGAACAATGAGCTGTTTACCGAGGATAGCTGGCTGTCAGTGATGCTGTCACAAGGGGTGACGCCGCGCGCCTATCATCCGGCGGCATGGATGCTGGACGAGGCCGAAACCCGCGAGCGGCTGGCGCATATCCGCGGGGTGATCGCCCAGACGGCGGGGCAATTGCCGACGCAGGCGGAGTTCCTGCGCCAGAACGGCGGCGCGATTGCCGCAGCCGAGCACCTGACCGCGTGA